The following are encoded together in the Humulus lupulus chromosome 5, drHumLupu1.1, whole genome shotgun sequence genome:
- the LOC133780674 gene encoding lysine-specific demethylase JMJ28-like, with the protein MSDGAQWDVFRKQDVPKLIDYLKRHSNEFSCHKRVDHPILDQSFFLDTTHKMRLKEEFEIEPWTFMQHVGEAVIIPAGCPYQIKNPKVIFATVLTV; encoded by the exons ATGTCTGACGGTGCCCAGTGGGATGTTTTTCGCAAACAAGATGTTCCCAAGCTTATAGATTATCTCAAAAGGCATTctaatgagttttcttgccaCAAGCGG GTTGATCATCCAATTCTCGATCAGAGTTTCTTTCTTGACACCACTCACAAAATGAGGCTTAAGGAGGAGTTTG AGATTGAACCTTGGACTTTCATGCAACACGTAGGAGAAGCTGTTATCATTCCTGCTGGATGTCCCTACCAGATTAAGAACCCTAAGGTCATTTTTGCAACAGTATTGACAGTCTAA